A single Pedobacter sp. PACM 27299 DNA region contains:
- a CDS encoding RNA polymerase sigma factor, protein MAELKETQPEVILSDDIYVLYQQHYNYLVFVGLKSGMDLTDVKDNINQTFLGFLEKGTDFSKITNVKAYILTSFRRKLIDTYRVEQKYKTESLDDFSDTWSEPSTEELMLNSQALDELKEKLSRIYDGLPGRCQTAIFLKYYEGLSNEEIAERTSLTIRSVYNNLFEGIKRMREEMAKENLSPKDLSIFMTLIFA, encoded by the coding sequence ATGGCTGAGCTAAAGGAAACCCAACCAGAAGTAATTTTATCGGACGATATTTATGTGCTGTATCAGCAGCATTACAACTATCTGGTCTTTGTAGGCTTAAAAAGCGGAATGGATTTAACTGATGTGAAGGACAACATCAACCAGACTTTCCTTGGCTTTCTGGAAAAAGGAACGGATTTCAGTAAAATCACAAATGTGAAAGCTTATATCCTCACTTCTTTCCGCAGGAAATTGATAGATACCTATAGGGTGGAACAGAAGTATAAAACAGAATCGCTGGACGATTTCTCTGATACCTGGTCGGAACCCTCTACAGAAGAACTGATGCTCAATAGCCAGGCATTGGATGAACTTAAAGAAAAACTATCCAGAATTTATGATGGATTGCCAGGAAGATGTCAGACGGCCATCTTTTTAAAATATTATGAAGGACTGAGCAATGAAGAAATTGCAGAACGGACTTCATTGACAATCAGGAGCGTTTATAACAATCTTTTCGAAGGAATTAAACGAATGAGGGAAGAAATGGCGAAGGAAAACCTGAGCCCTAAAGACCTGAGCATATTTATGACCTTGATTTTTGCCTAA